In Candidatus Buchananbacteria bacterium, the DNA window GGTATAAAATTTTTAATCTTGATCCGAATTTGCCAACTTTGTTAGTCATTGGCGGCGGTACGGGGGCGTTGAGTTTAAATAATTTAGTCGTTAACAGTTTGCCGCAGTTAGTGCAATTTTGTCAGGTGATTCATTTAACCGGCGGGCGACTTGATGTTGAGGCCAGCCATTCACGTTATCGTAGCTTTGATTTTTTAACAGACCAATTAAGGTATGCGTATGCGGTCGCCGATTTGGTTATTACTCGGGCGGGGATGTCGTCGTTGACTGAACTAGCCGCTTGGCAAAAACCGTTGATTGTTGTTCCGATTCCGGAAACTCATCAGGAGGAAAATGCGGCGGAATTTTTCCGTAATAATGCGGCAGTACTAATCAATGAAAAAGATCTTAATCCTGATATTCTGGCTAAGGCTGTCAGAGAGCTACTAGATGACAAGCCAGCGCTGAGTAATTTGAGCCGTAATATCACTAAGATTTTACCGCCGAATGCTTCTCGAAAAATAGTTGAGTTAATTTTATGAGCGAAAACATTTCGCGAAAAAAAGTTGGTTTAGCTTTGTCTGGCGGTTTTATCCGGGCCACGGCTCAGATCGGCGTGATTGAGGTTTTGGAAGAAAATAATATTCCGATTGATATTATCTCTGGCTGTTCATCAGGCTCGGCAATTGCCGGCGCTTATGCCGCCGGAACACTGCCGCAATTAAAGAAGCGGTTGATTGAAGGCCGCCGCCGAGATTTCTGGCGGGTTATTTTTGAACCAACGATTCCCCGGGAAGGGTTTTTAAAAGGCGAGCGTAACCGGGTGTTTTTTGAGGAGTTTGTCGGCGACAAGGAGTTTAAGGATTTGCATAAAAAGGTATTACTGACAGTGACTGATATTTTGACCATGAAAGAAACAATCATTGCCGACGGCAAGGTTGGGCAGGCAATTCAGGCTTGTACGGCGGTGCCTGGTGTGTTCAAACCGGTTAAAAGAGGTGGGCAGGTCTTAGTTGACGGCGGAAATTTTAATATGATCCCTTCAAATGTCTTGTATCAAAATGGCGCGGATTATGTCATTGCCGTGTATGTTTCCCGGCCGCCGAGCCTGTTTACCAGATTTTTTTCGACTTTGCGCGGCCTGAAAAAAAATAAAAAAGAAGCAATTAAAAATCATAAAACGAATTTGAATATTATTGACTTAATTTATCGGGCGTCCTGGCTATCGGTCGCTCAATCAAGGAATTTTTATCATACGGCTTATCCATATAATATTATTATTGATCCGGGAATTAAGCATATTGGCCGAATGCACACTAGCGCCGTTAAATATTGTATTCAGGAAGGTCGTCGGGCGGCATTGCGAGCAGTGCCACAGATTAAAAAGGATCTAGGTTTATGATTAATATTAACAGCATAAAAAAAATTTATTTTATCGGTATTAAAGGCGTAGCAATGTCTGGTTTGGCTGTGATCTGTAAACAACGGGGGTTGACGGTTTTTGGCTCCGATGTTCCCGAAAAATTTATTACGGATAAGATTTTAATTGATAATGACATCGAAGTTTTTGAAAATTTTTCTGCTCAGAATATGAGCGTTGATCCAGATTTAGTGGTGATTGGCGCCTCATGGGGAAGCGAAAATGTTGAAGTGGCAGAATGTCACAAAAGGAAAATCCCGACCATCAGCGATTCAGAGTTGCGCGGTATTTTAAGCCGTGAGAAAAGGACTATCGCGGTAACCGGCGTTCATGGCAAAACCACCACCACGGCTTTAGTGGCGCATGTGTTTCGTCAGGCGAGGCTAGATCCGAGCTTTTTAATTGGAACCGGACAAGTGCCTGATTTAAAAAGTAATGCCGCTTGGTCGACGGGCGCGCATTTTATTGTTGAGGGTGATGAATATATTCGGGCAAAAAATGATACCGTTTCAAAGTTTTTAGATCTTGATCCGGCCATTTCGATTATTACCAGTTTGGAGTGGGAACATGTTGATGTATTTCCCGATTTGGCATCTTTAGAAAAATCTTTTGCCCAGCTGATTGAGAAGACAAAGAATGTTGTTGTGGCATGTGGTGATTGGCCTAGTGTTAGAAAGATTATTGCTAACCAAGATAAAACCATTGTTACGTACGGTTTGGGTGACGATAATATGTATGTTGCTAGGGACATCATTCATGAATTTAATAAAACTACCTTCAGGCTTTTTAAATCCGGGGAAGAAATTGGTAAGTTTGAGACGGGCTTGTTTGGCGTTCATAATGTATTAAATTGTTGTGCCGCCATTATTGTTGGCTTAATGGAAAGTGTCAGCCTGGAACAGATTAGAGTGGCATTGTTAAGTTTTAAAGGAACTGAACGCCGGTTTGATGTCTCAGAAAAAAATGGCATTATATTTGTTGACGATTATGGTCATCATCCGACGGAAATTAAGACTACTCTTGAGGCGGTGCGCCATCGTTATCCTGATAAAAAAATTTGGTGTGTCTTTCAGCCGCATATGGTTTCGCGGACTAAAGCGCTTTTGTCTGATTTCACCCGAAGTTTCAACAGCGTTGACCGGATAATTTTTGCCGATATTTTTGCTTCGGCGCGTGAGCAAGGCCATGATTTTACCTCAGAACACCTGGCGCAAGCCACTAAAATAAATCATCCCGACGTGGTTTACGCCGGTGATCTTAATCAAACGATTAATTATTTGAAAGAAAGGCTGGAGCCTGGTACAGTATTAGTTACGATGGGTGCGGGGGATGTCTATCGGGTTCGTGATAAATTAATTTAATAATTATATGCCAAATCTAAAAGAGTTGTTGCCAACAGTGCAGGAAAATGTCAGTTTAGCTGAACAGTGCACTTATAAGTTGGGTGGCCCGGCGCGGTATTTTTATTTAGCAAAAAGCAGTGAAGATTTGTTAAAGGCAATTCAGGCAGCGACCAAATTGGGCATTGAATATACGGTGATTGGTTGGGGAAGTAATATTTTAATTGCTGATTTGGGTTATGATGGATTGGTAATAAAAAATCTCGGCGGTAAATTGACGGCTAATGGAGAAGAAATTATCGTTGAAAGCGGCGTTGATTTGTCTAAGCTTGTTGACTTCGCCACCAAGAAAGGTTTGACCGGCCTGGAATTTGCGTCCGGTATTCCCGGTACGGTTGGCGGTGCGGTCTATGGTAATGCCGGTGCATACGGTTCGAGCTTTTCTGAAATTGTAACCGAAGTAACGGTGTACCAGGCCGGCGAAATTAAAAAAATGAGCAACCGCGATATGGGCTTTGGGTATCGTCATAGCATCCTGAAAGAAAAGCCGGCTTTGGTACTGTCGGTAATATTGAAATTAAAAAAAGGAGATCAAAAAGAAATTGCGGCGAAAGTCCGAGAGATTATCAAACAGCGCGAAGCAAAGTTACCGTCTGAACCAAGTTGCGGTTGTGTGTTTAAAAATATTGAACTTGATAAAGTTGCAATTGATAAGGCTAAAGTTATAAAGGGGCTGGATATTAGTGAGGAGGAATGGAACGAGGCAACTAAGTATGGCAAGCTCTCTTCGGGGTATATTATTGATCGGCTGGGATTAAAAGATAAAAAGATTGGTGGCTGCCATATTTCATCAAAACATGGTGCGTATATTGTCAACACTGAACACGCTAGGGCAGAGCACGTAATTATGCTTATCTCAGAAGTGAAAATGAAAGTGCGCAATGCTACCGGTATTCAGCTGCAGGAAGAAGTGCAGTATTTGGGATTTTAGAAAAAACAACCCAAAGTGGGTTGTCAAAGAGTCTAAGGTTCAGGGGCGGCTTTGTATAGCCGCTTCGATCTTTTTTGCCAACTTCGGCAAATCCCTTGGGTATGAGCTCGCAATGAAGATGTGATCTTTGGTGCAGAACTCTTTGGCGGGATAATGCCCGATGACGATGATCGGAATTGTGCAACCGGATTGATTCAGTTGGTTTAAGGCTTGTGAGGTGTTTATCTCGGCGCAGCCCTCTTTAATCTCCTGGAGCAGTAGCGCGTCGGCAGCGCCACCAGCCACCTGGCTGAGCAAATCTGCCAGGCAAAAGACGGCAGTTATGGCGAAACCTTCGTTTTGAAGGTAATCGGCCAAAATCAACATCTCGGTATCCTTGGTTGGGGACATCAGGAATGTCACTTTTGACACGGGTGCGGCCCTCCTGTAAGCTTTCAATGAAACATCGGTTGATTATTGTAGCCTGATTTTTTCACCTTGTCAATTAACGGTTTATGTTATATAATATCTACGTTTTATATGAATTTAGCAAAACAATTAGAAAAGATTTTTGGCGATCCTAGCCAGCATTTTCTGAAAAAGTCAGCGCCATTGGTGGATCAAATTAATGCCCTGGAAAAAAAATTTGAGGCGTTAACTGATCAAGCATTAAAAGATCAAACCCAAAAATTCAGAGCGGATTTGAAAAACAACAAAACTTTGGAAGAAATTTTGCCGGAGGCCTTTAGCTGTGTCCGCGAAGCAGCAAAACGAACCCTGGGGATTCGGCATTACGACGTTCAGTTATTGGCCGGAATTGTTTTGCATCATGGCCATATCGCCGAACAAAAAACCGGTGAAGGAAAAACATTGTC includes these proteins:
- a CDS encoding patatin-like phospholipase family protein → MSENISRKKVGLALSGGFIRATAQIGVIEVLEENNIPIDIISGCSSGSAIAGAYAAGTLPQLKKRLIEGRRRDFWRVIFEPTIPREGFLKGERNRVFFEEFVGDKEFKDLHKKVLLTVTDILTMKETIIADGKVGQAIQACTAVPGVFKPVKRGGQVLVDGGNFNMIPSNVLYQNGADYVIAVYVSRPPSLFTRFFSTLRGLKKNKKEAIKNHKTNLNIIDLIYRASWLSVAQSRNFYHTAYPYNIIIDPGIKHIGRMHTSAVKYCIQEGRRAALRAVPQIKKDLGL
- the murC gene encoding UDP-N-acetylmuramate--L-alanine ligase, giving the protein MININSIKKIYFIGIKGVAMSGLAVICKQRGLTVFGSDVPEKFITDKILIDNDIEVFENFSAQNMSVDPDLVVIGASWGSENVEVAECHKRKIPTISDSELRGILSREKRTIAVTGVHGKTTTTALVAHVFRQARLDPSFLIGTGQVPDLKSNAAWSTGAHFIVEGDEYIRAKNDTVSKFLDLDPAISIITSLEWEHVDVFPDLASLEKSFAQLIEKTKNVVVACGDWPSVRKIIANQDKTIVTYGLGDDNMYVARDIIHEFNKTTFRLFKSGEEIGKFETGLFGVHNVLNCCAAIIVGLMESVSLEQIRVALLSFKGTERRFDVSEKNGIIFVDDYGHHPTEIKTTLEAVRHRYPDKKIWCVFQPHMVSRTKALLSDFTRSFNSVDRIIFADIFASAREQGHDFTSEHLAQATKINHPDVVYAGDLNQTINYLKERLEPGTVLVTMGAGDVYRVRDKLI
- the murB gene encoding UDP-N-acetylmuramate dehydrogenase, which encodes MPNLKELLPTVQENVSLAEQCTYKLGGPARYFYLAKSSEDLLKAIQAATKLGIEYTVIGWGSNILIADLGYDGLVIKNLGGKLTANGEEIIVESGVDLSKLVDFATKKGLTGLEFASGIPGTVGGAVYGNAGAYGSSFSEIVTEVTVYQAGEIKKMSNRDMGFGYRHSILKEKPALVLSVILKLKKGDQKEIAAKVREIIKQREAKLPSEPSCGCVFKNIELDKVAIDKAKVIKGLDISEEEWNEATKYGKLSSGYIIDRLGLKDKKIGGCHISSKHGAYIVNTEHARAEHVIMLISEVKMKVRNATGIQLQEEVQYLGF